One window of the Corvus hawaiiensis isolate bCorHaw1 chromosome 30, bCorHaw1.pri.cur, whole genome shotgun sequence genome contains the following:
- the TIMM21 gene encoding mitochondrial import inner membrane translocase subunit Tim21, translating to MAAPPRHSDGFAPAPGREGKEGVGAATRRGTPWGGVGRRQPEGGGVRERWLGEGGAGFPSTPVWGTREALAPCGTAALPPRAFRRLPRPTPHRPAAAARCSAVLNISAGAAASGGKGSGGFLSCGAAAGGTSPKVPRESGGERHKLSVRLGCPGRAPVRAAGAVPGMLPGTIPASLGRSCLGRWLLASRGWALLGTGTGAGTGSCLRWRHQPPVLLWAARQSIGTQAGGLRAEKPGKNSKDVSVQRALNEETLVSAAQKVKEAGRDFTYFIVVLVGIGVTGGLFYVIFKELFSSSSPNKIYGAALEKCRSHPEIIGVFGDSIKGYGEATRRGRRQHVSHIEYVKDGLKHMRLKFYIEGTESGKQGTVHVEVKENLETGKFETLYIFVDVETYPRRTIVIEDNR from the exons ATGGCCGCTCCGCCGCGGCACAGCGACGGCTTCGCACCGGcgccagggagggaagggaaggaaggagtggGCGCTGCCACCCGCCGTGGAACGCCCTGGGGCGGGGTGGGACGGCGCCAGCCCGAAGGAGGCGGTGTCCGGGAGCGCTGGCTCGGGGAAGGCGGGGCTGGATTCCCGAGCACGCCCGTGTGGGGCACTCGGGAAGCGTTAGCGCCCTGCGGAACCGCAGCGCTGCCGCCACGAGCATTCCGGCGGCTCCCCCGCCCCACGCCCCACC ggcccgccgccgccgctcgctGCTCCGCCGTCCTAAACATTTCCGCCGGGGCAGCGGCCAGCGGCGGTAAAGGGTCCGGTGGGTTCCTGAGCTGCGGAGCGGCCGCTGGGGGCACTTCCCCGAAGGTCCCCCGGGAGAGCGGTGGCGAGCGGCACAAACTTTCCGTTCGCCTCGGCTGCCCCGGCCGTGCCCCTGTAAGGGCGGCGGGAGCCGTGCCTGGGATGCTGCCGGGGACGATCCCCGCCTCCCTCGGGCGGAGCTGCCTGGGCCGCTGGCTGCTCGCCAGTCGCGGGTGGGCGCTCCTGGGCACGGGGACCGGGGCCGGGACCGGGTCCTGCCTGAGATGGCGGCACCAGCCCCCGGTACTGCTCTGGGCCGCCCGTCAGAGCATCGGGACGCAGGCGGGAGGGCTCAGAGCTGAAAAACCTGGCAAAAATAGCAAAGATGTGTCCGTGCAAAGGGCGCTGAACGAGGAAACGCTGGTGTCGGCGGCTCAGAAAG tgaaagaaGCTGGAAGAGACTTTACCTATTTTATTGTGGTGCTTGTTGGAATTGGTGTTacag GTGGTTTGTTCTATGTGATTTTTAAAGAGCTATTCTCTTCTTCTAGTCCAAATAAGATCTACGGAGCTGCCTTGGAGAAATGCAGATCTCACCCTGAG ATAATTGGTGTTTTTGGTGACTCTATCAAAGGTTATGGTGAGGCAACAAGAAGAGGAAGACGACAGCATGTCAG TCACATTGAATACGTAAAGGATGGACTGAAACATATGCGTTTGAAGTTTTATATTGAGGGCACTGAATCAGGGAAACAGGGAACAGTCCATGTGGAAGTCAAAGAG aatcttgaaacaggaaaatttgaGACCCTCTACATATTTGTGGATGTTGAGACCTATCCGAGAAGAACCATTGTCATAGAGGACAACAGATAG
- the FBXO15 gene encoding F-box only protein 15 isoform X2 → MATGRGRLRTLAARPGQCSETVNAGIKSLYLTPPIKTKPNVCIESMPSEMLLKIFSYLDAVSLLSVGCVNKRFYELANDNGIWLKLYSSSLQPKWTIWKMKSKQTETVSLGCAALHDKKPGYWKKEYIFKQTSAFKTRVMRLVKLLDPYTGLPCKNKEAMKVSGLSWIIVLKDKNGKEHVIEKPNLSFKDTSVTVLWYGTHWPSLNVLSTLKLFGVTPLLPYQSSPPNKNGPRRFSLIAEYHVANLTESSVAIGADELVQLFSLSPGLLVGIWKEKNEIAFVMASLHYNQLLERSILGSATVQYAPPPNKPLLDDIDPEYGLHDYSLHLDLHGRSCMYLCGSFKGLFCRKGDIENGYLRLSVVSLKDNRKHFPIIGTLGICWETDAFKGNVKDCFVMDLTLLDGTGKPFWCFSAPVYMELSSKASGLYDYMGHIYTADYVDSEGKVCVEFVWLEETKEYITVSLVLYVSTKKVNSWYGTNY, encoded by the exons ATGGCGACGGGCCGTGGCAG GTTAAGGACCCTTGCTGCCAGGCCTGGGCAATGTTCTGAAACTGTAAATGCTGGAATTAAAAGTCTGTATTTGACACCTCCCATAAAAACGAAACCAAATGTGTGCATTGAGAG catgccatcagaaatgctgctgaagATATTTTCCTATTTGGATGCTGTGTCCCTGTTGTCTGTTGGTTGCGTGAATAAGCGCTTCTATGAGCTGGCCAATGACAA tgGAATTTGGCTGAAACTCTATTCCAGTTCTTTGCAACCAAAATGGACAATTTGGAAAATGAAGtctaaacaaacagaaactgtttctttgggctgtgctgctctacATGATAAAAAGCCTGGGTACTGGAAGAAAGAATACATCTTCAAACAAACGTCTGCCTTCAAAACCAGAGTAATGCGGCTCGTTAAACTTCTAGATCCTTATACTGGTCTTCCatgtaaaaacaaagaagctATGAA AGTCTCTGGCTTGAGTTGGATAATTGTTCTAAAggacaaaaatggaaaagaacatGTAATAGAGAAGCCAAACCTATCATTTAAGGACACATCTGTTACCGTACTTTGGTATGGTACACACTGGCCGTCCTTAAATGTCCTGTCAACCCTGAAACTGTTTGGAGTTACACCATTGCTTCCTTACCAAAGCAGCCCTCCTAACAAGAATGG ACCTCGTCGATTTTCCTTGATTGCTGAATACCATGTTGCTAACCTGACTGAAAGTAGTGTAGCAATTGGTGCTGATGAGCTTGTCCAGCTCTTCAGTCTGAGTCCAGGACTGTTAGTAGGAATTTGGAAG gagaaaaatgaaattgcttttgTTATGGCAAGTCTTCATTATAATCAACTTCTTGAGAGAAGCATTTTGGGCTCTGCTACTGT tcaataTGCTCCTCCACCTAATAAACCTTTGCTGGATGATATTGACCCAGAATATGGACTGCATGACTATAGCCTGCATCTTGATCTGCATGGCAGAAGCTGCATGTACCTGTGTGGATCATTTAAGGGCCTCTTCTGCAGAAAAG GTGACATTGAAAATGGATACCTGAGGCTCTCAGTTGTAAGCTTAAAGGATAATAGGAAGCACTTTCCTATTATTGGGACACTTGGCATATGCTGGGAAACAGATGCGTTTAAAGGCAATGTAAAG GACTGCTTTGTGATGGATCTGACTCTCCTGGATGGAACTGGAAAGCCCTTCTGGTGTTTTAGTGCTCCAGTCTACATGGAATTGTCTTCCAAGGCATCCGGCCTTTATGACTACATGGGTCATATCTATACTGCAGACTATGTAGATTCAGAGGGTAAAGTCTGTGTTGAGTTTGTATGGTTGGAAGAAACCAAGGAATATATTACAGTCAGTTTGGTGCTTTATGTAAGCACCAAAAAGGTAAATAGCTGGTATGGAACAAACTACTGA
- the FBXO15 gene encoding F-box only protein 15 isoform X1 — protein sequence MATGRGSRLRTLAARPGQCSETVNAGIKSLYLTPPIKTKPNVCIESMPSEMLLKIFSYLDAVSLLSVGCVNKRFYELANDNGIWLKLYSSSLQPKWTIWKMKSKQTETVSLGCAALHDKKPGYWKKEYIFKQTSAFKTRVMRLVKLLDPYTGLPCKNKEAMKVSGLSWIIVLKDKNGKEHVIEKPNLSFKDTSVTVLWYGTHWPSLNVLSTLKLFGVTPLLPYQSSPPNKNGPRRFSLIAEYHVANLTESSVAIGADELVQLFSLSPGLLVGIWKEKNEIAFVMASLHYNQLLERSILGSATVQYAPPPNKPLLDDIDPEYGLHDYSLHLDLHGRSCMYLCGSFKGLFCRKGDIENGYLRLSVVSLKDNRKHFPIIGTLGICWETDAFKGNVKDCFVMDLTLLDGTGKPFWCFSAPVYMELSSKASGLYDYMGHIYTADYVDSEGKVCVEFVWLEETKEYITVSLVLYVSTKKVNSWYGTNY from the exons ATGGCGACGGGCCGTGGCAG TAGGTTAAGGACCCTTGCTGCCAGGCCTGGGCAATGTTCTGAAACTGTAAATGCTGGAATTAAAAGTCTGTATTTGACACCTCCCATAAAAACGAAACCAAATGTGTGCATTGAGAG catgccatcagaaatgctgctgaagATATTTTCCTATTTGGATGCTGTGTCCCTGTTGTCTGTTGGTTGCGTGAATAAGCGCTTCTATGAGCTGGCCAATGACAA tgGAATTTGGCTGAAACTCTATTCCAGTTCTTTGCAACCAAAATGGACAATTTGGAAAATGAAGtctaaacaaacagaaactgtttctttgggctgtgctgctctacATGATAAAAAGCCTGGGTACTGGAAGAAAGAATACATCTTCAAACAAACGTCTGCCTTCAAAACCAGAGTAATGCGGCTCGTTAAACTTCTAGATCCTTATACTGGTCTTCCatgtaaaaacaaagaagctATGAA AGTCTCTGGCTTGAGTTGGATAATTGTTCTAAAggacaaaaatggaaaagaacatGTAATAGAGAAGCCAAACCTATCATTTAAGGACACATCTGTTACCGTACTTTGGTATGGTACACACTGGCCGTCCTTAAATGTCCTGTCAACCCTGAAACTGTTTGGAGTTACACCATTGCTTCCTTACCAAAGCAGCCCTCCTAACAAGAATGG ACCTCGTCGATTTTCCTTGATTGCTGAATACCATGTTGCTAACCTGACTGAAAGTAGTGTAGCAATTGGTGCTGATGAGCTTGTCCAGCTCTTCAGTCTGAGTCCAGGACTGTTAGTAGGAATTTGGAAG gagaaaaatgaaattgcttttgTTATGGCAAGTCTTCATTATAATCAACTTCTTGAGAGAAGCATTTTGGGCTCTGCTACTGT tcaataTGCTCCTCCACCTAATAAACCTTTGCTGGATGATATTGACCCAGAATATGGACTGCATGACTATAGCCTGCATCTTGATCTGCATGGCAGAAGCTGCATGTACCTGTGTGGATCATTTAAGGGCCTCTTCTGCAGAAAAG GTGACATTGAAAATGGATACCTGAGGCTCTCAGTTGTAAGCTTAAAGGATAATAGGAAGCACTTTCCTATTATTGGGACACTTGGCATATGCTGGGAAACAGATGCGTTTAAAGGCAATGTAAAG GACTGCTTTGTGATGGATCTGACTCTCCTGGATGGAACTGGAAAGCCCTTCTGGTGTTTTAGTGCTCCAGTCTACATGGAATTGTCTTCCAAGGCATCCGGCCTTTATGACTACATGGGTCATATCTATACTGCAGACTATGTAGATTCAGAGGGTAAAGTCTGTGTTGAGTTTGTATGGTTGGAAGAAACCAAGGAATATATTACAGTCAGTTTGGTGCTTTATGTAAGCACCAAAAAGGTAAATAGCTGGTATGGAACAAACTACTGA
- the FBXO15 gene encoding F-box only protein 15 isoform X3, giving the protein MPSEMLLKIFSYLDAVSLLSVGCVNKRFYELANDNGIWLKLYSSSLQPKWTIWKMKSKQTETVSLGCAALHDKKPGYWKKEYIFKQTSAFKTRVMRLVKLLDPYTGLPCKNKEAMKVSGLSWIIVLKDKNGKEHVIEKPNLSFKDTSVTVLWYGTHWPSLNVLSTLKLFGVTPLLPYQSSPPNKNGPRRFSLIAEYHVANLTESSVAIGADELVQLFSLSPGLLVGIWKEKNEIAFVMASLHYNQLLERSILGSATVQYAPPPNKPLLDDIDPEYGLHDYSLHLDLHGRSCMYLCGSFKGLFCRKGDIENGYLRLSVVSLKDNRKHFPIIGTLGICWETDAFKGNVKDCFVMDLTLLDGTGKPFWCFSAPVYMELSSKASGLYDYMGHIYTADYVDSEGKVCVEFVWLEETKEYITVSLVLYVSTKKVNSWYGTNY; this is encoded by the exons atgccatcagaaatgctgctgaagATATTTTCCTATTTGGATGCTGTGTCCCTGTTGTCTGTTGGTTGCGTGAATAAGCGCTTCTATGAGCTGGCCAATGACAA tgGAATTTGGCTGAAACTCTATTCCAGTTCTTTGCAACCAAAATGGACAATTTGGAAAATGAAGtctaaacaaacagaaactgtttctttgggctgtgctgctctacATGATAAAAAGCCTGGGTACTGGAAGAAAGAATACATCTTCAAACAAACGTCTGCCTTCAAAACCAGAGTAATGCGGCTCGTTAAACTTCTAGATCCTTATACTGGTCTTCCatgtaaaaacaaagaagctATGAA AGTCTCTGGCTTGAGTTGGATAATTGTTCTAAAggacaaaaatggaaaagaacatGTAATAGAGAAGCCAAACCTATCATTTAAGGACACATCTGTTACCGTACTTTGGTATGGTACACACTGGCCGTCCTTAAATGTCCTGTCAACCCTGAAACTGTTTGGAGTTACACCATTGCTTCCTTACCAAAGCAGCCCTCCTAACAAGAATGG ACCTCGTCGATTTTCCTTGATTGCTGAATACCATGTTGCTAACCTGACTGAAAGTAGTGTAGCAATTGGTGCTGATGAGCTTGTCCAGCTCTTCAGTCTGAGTCCAGGACTGTTAGTAGGAATTTGGAAG gagaaaaatgaaattgcttttgTTATGGCAAGTCTTCATTATAATCAACTTCTTGAGAGAAGCATTTTGGGCTCTGCTACTGT tcaataTGCTCCTCCACCTAATAAACCTTTGCTGGATGATATTGACCCAGAATATGGACTGCATGACTATAGCCTGCATCTTGATCTGCATGGCAGAAGCTGCATGTACCTGTGTGGATCATTTAAGGGCCTCTTCTGCAGAAAAG GTGACATTGAAAATGGATACCTGAGGCTCTCAGTTGTAAGCTTAAAGGATAATAGGAAGCACTTTCCTATTATTGGGACACTTGGCATATGCTGGGAAACAGATGCGTTTAAAGGCAATGTAAAG GACTGCTTTGTGATGGATCTGACTCTCCTGGATGGAACTGGAAAGCCCTTCTGGTGTTTTAGTGCTCCAGTCTACATGGAATTGTCTTCCAAGGCATCCGGCCTTTATGACTACATGGGTCATATCTATACTGCAGACTATGTAGATTCAGAGGGTAAAGTCTGTGTTGAGTTTGTATGGTTGGAAGAAACCAAGGAATATATTACAGTCAGTTTGGTGCTTTATGTAAGCACCAAAAAGGTAAATAGCTGGTATGGAACAAACTACTGA